A stretch of Microbacterium sp. 4R-513 DNA encodes these proteins:
- a CDS encoding MDR family MFS transporter translates to MTATIETLPDGHAPFLLTKRRIWVIFSALIAGMLLASLDQTIVSTAMPTIVGELGGVSHQVWITTAYILATTIVMPIYGKFGDVLGRRRLFMIAIAIFTLASIGCAFATDFWMFVTFRAIQGLGGGGLMILSQAIIADIVPANERGKYLGPLGGIFGLAAVAGPLLGGFFVDHLSWQWAFYINIPVGIAAFLIAVFALQLPNKRAEKPIDWLGVLFLSAATTCLIFFTDFGGSADFGWDHGATWAWGAGLVAAAGLFIFTESRAADPIMPLSMFRNPIFVNATAIGMAIGIGMFAALGFVPTFLQMSSGTSAAASGLLMLPMMVGVMGTSIAAGLLITKTGRYKFFPIAGTIIVGVAMVLMTTLSAATPVWLICVYLFLFGAGLGLIMQVVVLVVQNAVPAADIGTATSTNNYFREMGAALGIAVFGTLFTTRLTENLTKVFTDAGATPDQAGEATSTIDPSVLSTLPDTVRDGVVNAYADALAPVFWYLVPFIAVALILAIFLKEIPLSDVAGLVARGEAIGGEEAERLDAERRDAERRTAEQATDAEARTPSSR, encoded by the coding sequence ATGACCGCCACGATCGAGACCCTGCCGGACGGTCACGCACCGTTCCTGCTCACGAAGCGGAGGATCTGGGTCATCTTCTCGGCCCTCATCGCCGGCATGCTGCTCGCGAGCCTCGACCAGACGATCGTCTCGACCGCCATGCCGACCATCGTCGGCGAACTGGGCGGCGTCTCGCACCAGGTCTGGATCACGACGGCCTACATCCTCGCCACGACGATCGTGATGCCGATCTACGGCAAGTTCGGCGACGTGCTGGGGCGGCGTCGGCTCTTCATGATCGCGATCGCGATCTTCACGCTCGCCTCGATCGGCTGCGCCTTCGCGACGGACTTCTGGATGTTCGTGACCTTCCGAGCCATCCAGGGCCTCGGCGGCGGCGGGCTCATGATCCTGTCGCAGGCGATCATCGCCGACATCGTGCCGGCCAACGAGCGCGGCAAGTACCTCGGCCCGCTCGGGGGCATCTTCGGTCTCGCGGCCGTCGCCGGTCCGCTCCTCGGCGGCTTCTTCGTCGACCACCTCTCGTGGCAGTGGGCGTTCTACATCAACATCCCGGTCGGCATCGCGGCCTTCCTCATCGCGGTGTTCGCGCTGCAGCTGCCCAACAAGAGGGCCGAGAAGCCGATCGACTGGCTCGGAGTGCTCTTCCTCTCGGCGGCGACGACGTGCCTCATCTTCTTCACCGACTTCGGCGGCTCGGCCGACTTCGGATGGGACCACGGCGCCACGTGGGCGTGGGGAGCCGGGCTCGTCGCTGCGGCCGGCCTCTTCATCTTCACCGAGTCCCGCGCGGCCGATCCGATCATGCCCCTCTCGATGTTCCGCAACCCGATCTTCGTCAACGCCACCGCGATCGGCATGGCCATCGGCATCGGCATGTTCGCGGCCCTCGGGTTCGTGCCGACGTTCCTGCAGATGTCGTCGGGCACGTCGGCCGCGGCATCCGGTCTCCTGATGCTCCCCATGATGGTCGGCGTCATGGGCACCTCGATCGCCGCGGGTCTGCTCATCACGAAGACCGGCCGGTACAAGTTCTTCCCGATCGCCGGGACGATCATCGTCGGCGTCGCGATGGTGCTCATGACGACCCTCTCGGCGGCGACGCCCGTGTGGCTGATCTGCGTCTACCTCTTCCTCTTCGGTGCGGGCCTCGGCCTCATCATGCAGGTGGTCGTGCTGGTCGTGCAGAACGCCGTCCCGGCGGCCGACATCGGCACGGCGACGTCGACGAACAACTACTTCCGCGAGATGGGCGCCGCGCTCGGCATCGCCGTCTTCGGCACGCTCTTCACGACACGCCTCACCGAGAACCTGACGAAGGTGTTCACCGATGCCGGGGCCACGCCGGATCAGGCGGGTGAGGCGACCTCGACGATCGATCCGTCGGTGCTGTCGACCCTCCCCGACACCGTGCGCGACGGTGTGGTGAACGCCTACGCCGATGCGCTGGCGCCCGTGTTCTGGTACCTCGTCCCCTTCATCGCGGTGGCGCTCATCCTCGCCATCTTCCTCAAGGAGATCCCGCTGTCCGACGTCGCGGGGCTCGTCGCCCGCGGCGAGGCCATCGGCGGCGAGGAGGCCGAGCGGCTCGACGCCGAGCGCCGCGATGCCGAGCGTCGCACCGCCGAGCAGGCGACGGATGCCGAGGCCCGCACGCCCTCGTCACGCTGA
- a CDS encoding GAP family protein, with translation MHTVLLRLVPIAIAVAFSTVPIMSALVILLSPYGARSAVPFLIGWVSGMFLVALLMTGLSQFLPSYRIPRRTEQLIGWLEIAVGAAIILAGAWTLLRARRRAQATIPKWMQSIEKLGPWSSLGLGLVLNIRPKGLLLAIAAGLALRADTRTPTEVAVALGVYTLIGSSTVVIPIVASVVARKEVQPRLVTAREWLLGHGEVLTGAILLLVGVVVVVIGIQRL, from the coding sequence ATGCATACGGTGCTGCTGCGTCTCGTGCCGATCGCCATCGCGGTCGCCTTCAGCACGGTGCCGATCATGTCGGCGCTCGTCATCCTCCTCTCGCCCTACGGGGCGCGATCGGCGGTCCCGTTCCTGATCGGCTGGGTGTCGGGGATGTTCCTCGTCGCCCTGCTCATGACCGGCCTCTCCCAGTTCCTCCCCTCGTACCGGATCCCCCGGCGCACCGAGCAGCTCATCGGCTGGCTCGAGATCGCGGTCGGTGCGGCGATCATCCTCGCCGGCGCCTGGACGCTCCTTCGTGCGCGCAGACGGGCGCAGGCGACGATCCCCAAGTGGATGCAGTCGATCGAGAAGCTCGGCCCCTGGTCGTCGCTCGGCCTCGGGCTCGTGCTGAACATCCGCCCGAAGGGCCTGCTGCTCGCGATCGCGGCGGGTCTCGCGCTCCGCGCCGACACGCGAACGCCGACCGAGGTGGCCGTGGCGCTCGGCGTCTACACGCTCATCGGCTCGTCGACCGTCGTCATCCCGATCGTGGCGTCCGTCGTCGCGCGCAAAGAGGTGCAGCCGCGCCTTGTCACGGCGCGTGAATGGCTTCTCGGCCACGGCGAAGTGCTGACAGGGGCCATCCTCCTGCTGGTCGGCGTCGTCGTCGTCGTGATCGGCATCCAGCGGCTCTGA
- a CDS encoding molybdopterin oxidoreductase family protein, which produces MIQQDSSTGEAGTDRVRDVWGGRTPHARGEAWPDRLDLALAEGLAESDVDTWVKSACVLCSNGCGCDIAVKDGRMVGIRGRTDDPINRGRLGPKGLFASWQGMDAKDRLTTPLIRRGAELVPATWDEAMQAIVERSRALLDEVGPLSHGFYTSGQLFLEEYYALAVIGKAGIGTPHMDGNTRLCTATAAAALKETFGADGQPACYEDVEECDALFLYGHNVAATQTVLWARILDRLEGPEPPLLVVVDPRRTPVAERATVHLPVRPGTNLALMYALIREVLLQGWADEDFIAQHTMGLDELPEHIAEWTPERAAEECGVEASDIREAARIFGTSERVLSTVLQGFYQSAQATASSCQVNNLHLLRGMIGRPGCGILQMNGQPTAQNNRECGADGDLPGFRNWDNPEHVEQLAELWGVDPLVIPHWAEPTHAMQLFRYVEQGSIRFLWISATNPAVSLPQLPRIRELLGTTDAFIVVQDLYLTETAALADVVLPAAGWGEKTGTFTNTTRTVHLSEKAVEPPGEARADLDIFLDYARRMDFRRLDGSPLIQWQDPEDVYRAWQECSRGRPCDYTGISYDDLRRESGIRWPRREGQTESIDRLYADAEFSTRADYCETFGHDLLTGAGVEVEPYKAARPDGRAFLKSAKYVGPHEPPDDEYPLGFTTGRSVYHFHTRTKTGRTRQLRDAAPSVWVELSQTDAEAHGIADGDVVEVSSRRGRLVAPARVTAIRPGAVFAPFHYGYWDAPPGAEKRRPTAANELTITEWDPVSKQPVFKAAAVRVKRLGGAE; this is translated from the coding sequence ATGATCCAGCAGGACAGCTCGACGGGGGAAGCGGGCACCGACCGGGTGCGCGACGTCTGGGGCGGACGGACGCCGCACGCTCGCGGCGAGGCGTGGCCGGATCGCCTCGATCTGGCGCTCGCCGAGGGGCTCGCCGAGAGCGATGTGGACACGTGGGTGAAGTCGGCCTGCGTGCTCTGCAGCAACGGGTGCGGATGCGACATCGCCGTCAAGGACGGCCGCATGGTCGGAATCCGCGGGCGGACGGATGACCCGATAAACCGAGGGCGCCTGGGTCCGAAGGGGCTGTTCGCGAGCTGGCAGGGGATGGATGCCAAGGACCGCCTGACGACGCCGCTCATCCGTCGCGGCGCCGAGCTGGTCCCCGCGACGTGGGACGAGGCGATGCAGGCCATCGTCGAGCGCAGCCGCGCGCTCCTCGACGAAGTCGGTCCTCTGAGCCACGGCTTCTACACGAGCGGCCAGCTGTTCCTCGAGGAGTACTACGCGCTCGCGGTGATCGGGAAGGCCGGCATCGGCACCCCGCATATGGACGGCAACACGCGGTTGTGCACCGCGACGGCCGCCGCGGCGCTCAAGGAGACGTTCGGCGCCGATGGGCAGCCCGCCTGCTACGAGGACGTCGAGGAGTGCGACGCGCTCTTCCTTTACGGGCACAACGTCGCCGCGACGCAGACCGTGCTGTGGGCGCGGATCCTCGACCGGCTCGAAGGCCCCGAGCCGCCGCTGCTGGTGGTTGTGGATCCGCGCCGGACGCCCGTCGCCGAGCGCGCGACCGTGCACCTGCCGGTCCGCCCCGGCACCAACCTGGCGCTCATGTACGCGCTCATCCGCGAAGTGCTGCTCCAGGGATGGGCCGACGAGGACTTCATCGCCCAGCACACGATGGGCCTCGACGAGCTCCCCGAGCACATCGCCGAGTGGACGCCGGAGCGCGCGGCGGAGGAGTGCGGGGTCGAGGCATCCGACATCCGCGAAGCAGCTCGGATCTTCGGCACATCCGAGCGCGTCCTGTCGACGGTGCTGCAGGGCTTCTATCAATCGGCGCAGGCCACGGCGTCGTCGTGTCAGGTGAACAACCTGCATCTGCTGCGCGGCATGATCGGGCGGCCCGGGTGCGGCATCCTCCAGATGAACGGCCAGCCGACGGCGCAGAACAACCGCGAGTGCGGCGCGGACGGCGACCTTCCCGGCTTCCGCAACTGGGACAACCCGGAGCATGTCGAGCAGCTCGCGGAGCTGTGGGGCGTGGATCCGCTCGTCATCCCGCACTGGGCCGAGCCGACGCACGCCATGCAGCTCTTCCGATACGTCGAGCAGGGGTCGATCCGCTTCCTCTGGATCTCGGCGACCAATCCGGCCGTGTCGCTCCCTCAGCTCCCCCGCATCCGCGAGCTGCTCGGCACGACCGACGCGTTCATCGTCGTGCAGGACCTCTACCTGACCGAGACCGCCGCGCTCGCCGACGTCGTGCTCCCCGCCGCGGGCTGGGGCGAGAAGACCGGCACCTTCACCAACACGACCCGCACGGTGCATCTCTCCGAGAAGGCAGTCGAACCGCCCGGCGAGGCCCGCGCCGACCTCGACATCTTCCTCGACTACGCCCGCCGCATGGACTTCCGCCGCCTCGACGGCAGCCCCCTCATCCAGTGGCAGGACCCGGAGGACGTCTACCGGGCGTGGCAGGAGTGCTCGCGCGGCCGCCCCTGCGACTACACGGGCATCTCGTACGACGACCTGCGGCGTGAGAGCGGCATCCGCTGGCCGCGGCGGGAGGGCCAGACCGAGAGCATCGACCGCCTGTACGCCGACGCCGAGTTCTCGACGCGGGCCGATTACTGCGAGACCTTCGGCCACGACCTCCTGACGGGGGCAGGCGTCGAGGTCGAGCCGTACAAGGCGGCGCGCCCCGACGGCCGCGCATTCCTCAAATCGGCGAAATACGTCGGCCCGCACGAGCCGCCGGACGACGAATACCCGCTCGGCTTCACGACGGGACGGTCGGTGTACCACTTCCACACGCGCACGAAGACGGGCCGCACGCGTCAGCTCCGGGATGCCGCGCCTTCCGTGTGGGTGGAGCTTTCGCAGACGGATGCCGAAGCCCACGGCATCGCGGACGGCGACGTCGTCGAGGTCAGCTCGCGACGGGGGCGGCTCGTCGCCCCGGCGCGCGTCACCGCGATCCGCCCCGGCGCTGTCTTCGCGCCGTTCCACTACGGGTACTGGGATGCCCCTCCCGGCGCCGAGAAGCGGCGCCCGACGGCCGCCAACGAGCTCACGATCACCGAGTGGGATCCGGTCTCCAAGCAGCCGGTCTTCAAGGCCGCGGCTGTGCGGGTGAAGCGTCTGGGAGGTGCGGAATGA
- a CDS encoding CsbD family protein, giving the protein MGLDDKIKNTAEKAGGKAKEAVGDATDNERLEAEGQADQTKANLKQAGENVKDAFK; this is encoded by the coding sequence ATGGGACTCGACGACAAGATCAAGAACACCGCTGAGAAGGCGGGCGGCAAGGCCAAGGAAGCCGTCGGCGACGCTACGGACAACGAGCGCCTCGAGGCTGAGGGTCAGGCCGACCAGACGAAGGCCAACCTGAAGCAGGCTGGCGAGAACGTCAAGGACGCCTTCAAGTAA
- the msuE gene encoding FMN reductase: MTTTPALIPTRSDSPVPLRRPLRVVGVSGSLQEPSKTTALVRAILDTVAEHVPIETRLIEIAKIGPRFAGALTREELPADVREALRLIETADLLVVASPVYRASFTGLFKHLFDFVEQYALIGQPVLLAATGGGERHALIIEHQLRPLFGFFQSLTLPLGVYASTSDFDGPVLRDGAVRDRIDQAVSRGLPLIEHSAAQGLSEYVSTW; encoded by the coding sequence ATGACCACGACGCCGGCTCTGATCCCCACCCGCAGCGACAGCCCCGTCCCGCTGCGACGGCCGCTCCGGGTCGTCGGCGTCTCGGGGTCGCTGCAGGAACCGAGCAAGACCACTGCGCTCGTCCGCGCCATCCTCGACACGGTCGCCGAGCACGTGCCGATCGAGACGCGCCTCATCGAGATCGCCAAGATCGGGCCGCGGTTCGCGGGGGCACTGACGCGTGAGGAGCTTCCCGCGGACGTGCGGGAAGCCCTCCGGCTCATCGAGACCGCCGATCTGCTGGTCGTCGCGAGTCCCGTCTATCGGGCTTCGTTCACCGGGCTCTTCAAGCACCTGTTCGACTTCGTCGAGCAGTACGCCCTCATCGGTCAGCCGGTGCTCCTCGCCGCAACGGGAGGCGGCGAGCGGCACGCGCTCATCATCGAGCACCAGCTGCGTCCGCTGTTCGGCTTCTTCCAGTCGCTCACGCTCCCGCTCGGCGTCTATGCGAGCACGAGCGACTTCGACGGCCCCGTGCTGCGCGACGGCGCCGTGCGTGATCGGATCGACCAGGCGGTCAGCCGTGGGCTCCCGCTCATCGAGCACTCGGCCGCGCAGGGCCTCTCGGAGTACGTGTCCACCTGGTAG
- a CDS encoding NADPH:quinone reductase, with product MKAVTYSSRGASDVLTVIDRDEPHPGAGEVRVRIHVSAVNPTDWKARRSGGALDQPQVPNQDGAGVIDEVGEGVEDLRPGDRVWVWDAAYRRPDGTAQELVVLPRRQVVVLPETASFDLGASLGIPALTAHHALAASAQGPSELAAGSLAGRTVLVAGGAGAVGHAAIQLAVWAGATVIATVSSPEKGALARAAGAHHVVDYTASDAAAQISALAPRGVDIVAEVNVAANAALDAEVVGVNAVVASYADAPGADDVSIPIRPSMAKNIRWQFLLTYTITDEQKDAAVRAVAAAVADGALPVGEEHGLPIARYALAETAQAHDAVEGGFVGKVLIDVV from the coding sequence ATGAAAGCTGTCACGTACTCCTCCCGCGGCGCCTCCGACGTGCTGACCGTCATCGACCGCGACGAGCCGCACCCGGGCGCCGGCGAGGTGCGCGTGCGGATCCACGTGTCGGCGGTCAATCCGACCGACTGGAAGGCGCGGCGCAGCGGCGGGGCGCTCGACCAGCCGCAGGTCCCCAACCAGGACGGCGCGGGCGTCATCGACGAGGTGGGCGAGGGCGTGGAAGATCTGCGCCCGGGCGACCGCGTCTGGGTGTGGGATGCCGCGTACCGCCGCCCCGACGGAACGGCCCAGGAGCTCGTAGTGCTGCCGCGACGCCAGGTCGTCGTGCTGCCCGAGACCGCGAGCTTCGACCTCGGCGCCTCGCTCGGCATCCCGGCCCTCACAGCCCACCACGCGCTCGCGGCGAGCGCGCAGGGCCCGTCCGAGCTCGCGGCGGGCTCGCTCGCCGGTCGCACGGTCCTCGTCGCGGGAGGCGCCGGTGCCGTCGGGCACGCCGCCATCCAGCTCGCCGTGTGGGCCGGGGCGACCGTCATCGCGACGGTCAGCAGCCCCGAGAAGGGCGCGCTCGCGCGCGCCGCCGGAGCCCACCACGTCGTCGACTACACGGCATCCGATGCCGCCGCCCAGATCTCGGCGCTCGCCCCGCGCGGCGTCGACATCGTCGCCGAGGTCAACGTCGCCGCCAACGCGGCGCTCGATGCGGAGGTCGTGGGCGTGAACGCCGTCGTCGCCTCGTACGCCGATGCCCCTGGCGCTGACGACGTGTCGATCCCGATCCGCCCCAGCATGGCCAAGAACATCCGCTGGCAGTTCCTCTTGACCTACACGATCACCGACGAGCAGAAGGATGCCGCGGTGCGGGCGGTGGCTGCGGCCGTCGCCGACGGAGCCCTCCCCGTCGGCGAGGAGCACGGCCTCCCGATCGCGCGCTACGCGCTCGCCGAGACCGCCCAGGCGCACGACGCCGTGGAGGGCGGCTTCGTCGGCAAGGTCCTCATCGACGTCGTGTGA
- a CDS encoding LacI family DNA-binding transcriptional regulator — translation MPDESTRARGRPSIYDVAARAGVSHMTVSRVINGQTNIREATRERVLQAIAELGYQPSSTARALASGQSRRIGVIVDAAEHYGPKNTLLAIERAAREVGFAVEAFSISGHQQVTAATALSELAQHEVDAICMIAPRLSSLGTLSGRAVPVPTIVVGDYDGDASVRTVAVDQGAGSAMVVDHLAELGHRSVLHLAGPLDWLDALARESAWRRAMDARGLDAQLLVGDWSSDFGYEVGASHPLIDEVTAVFASNDQMALGLMHGLWTRGIRVPDDMSVVGYDDSPESRHFLPPLTTVRQDFAALGEAAMRAVLDAVERRDVPHRQRVEPEFVIRESTAAPRSGGAG, via the coding sequence GTGCCTGACGAATCGACCCGCGCTCGTGGGCGCCCGAGCATCTACGACGTCGCCGCGCGCGCGGGTGTCTCGCACATGACGGTGTCGCGGGTCATCAACGGGCAGACGAACATCCGGGAGGCCACGCGCGAGCGCGTGCTCCAGGCGATCGCCGAGCTCGGGTATCAGCCCAGCTCCACCGCCCGCGCGCTGGCGTCCGGGCAGTCCCGCCGGATCGGGGTGATCGTGGATGCCGCGGAGCACTACGGTCCGAAGAACACCCTGCTGGCCATCGAGCGCGCCGCTCGCGAGGTCGGCTTCGCGGTGGAGGCCTTCTCGATCTCGGGGCACCAGCAGGTGACGGCTGCGACGGCGCTCTCGGAGCTCGCTCAGCACGAGGTCGACGCCATCTGCATGATCGCGCCGCGGCTCTCATCGCTCGGCACGCTCAGCGGCCGGGCGGTCCCCGTGCCGACGATCGTGGTCGGCGACTACGACGGCGACGCGTCGGTCCGCACGGTCGCCGTCGATCAGGGCGCCGGCTCGGCGATGGTCGTCGACCACCTCGCCGAGCTGGGCCACAGGTCGGTGCTCCACCTCGCCGGTCCGCTGGACTGGCTCGACGCGCTCGCGCGCGAGAGCGCCTGGCGGCGCGCGATGGACGCGCGCGGACTCGATGCGCAGCTGCTGGTCGGCGACTGGTCGTCGGATTTCGGCTACGAGGTGGGTGCGAGCCATCCCCTCATCGACGAGGTCACCGCCGTCTTCGCGTCGAACGACCAGATGGCGCTCGGACTCATGCACGGGCTCTGGACCCGCGGCATCCGGGTGCCCGACGACATGAGCGTCGTGGGCTACGACGACAGCCCGGAGTCGCGACACTTCCTGCCGCCGCTCACGACGGTGAGGCAGGACTTCGCCGCGCTCGGCGAGGCGGCGATGCGGGCCGTGCTCGACGCGGTCGAACGGCGCGACGTCCCGCACCGGCAGCGGGTCGAGCCGGAGTTCGTGATCCGCGAGTCCACCGCGGCGCCCCGCTCCGGCGGGGCGGGCTGA
- a CDS encoding uracil-DNA glycosylase family protein gives MITDAFDSGPKGAFKALCRNYPDDTVFKGSDGFRSLWGPIFYRGRADGSARLLVVGQDPAQTEAVTRRILSGQAGRRVQGFVEKLGFTRRYLMINAFLYGIYNQNMALPHLSDPDIEAYRNKWFEAAFAGGKIEAVVTFGNPAFAAWTAFRATPVGQTVTAFHHRALHPTADKPQGPITRAELLDNWNVALQALHANVQHPDVAKPLVLYGSDFTPDELPEIPSRDLPMGLPAWMRASDFWASMAPTPGNERANISIEVP, from the coding sequence ATGATCACGGATGCGTTCGACAGCGGGCCGAAGGGCGCCTTCAAGGCGCTGTGCCGCAACTACCCCGACGACACGGTGTTCAAGGGGAGCGACGGGTTCCGGTCGCTATGGGGGCCCATCTTCTACCGCGGTCGCGCGGACGGGTCGGCGCGGCTGCTCGTGGTCGGGCAGGACCCCGCCCAGACCGAGGCGGTCACGAGGCGGATCCTGTCCGGACAGGCGGGACGGCGTGTGCAGGGCTTCGTCGAGAAGCTGGGCTTCACGCGCCGGTACCTCATGATCAACGCCTTCCTCTACGGCATCTACAACCAGAACATGGCCCTCCCGCACCTGAGCGATCCCGACATAGAGGCCTACCGGAACAAGTGGTTCGAGGCGGCGTTCGCCGGGGGGAAGATCGAGGCCGTCGTCACCTTCGGGAATCCTGCGTTCGCCGCGTGGACGGCCTTCAGGGCGACGCCGGTGGGGCAGACGGTGACGGCGTTCCACCATCGGGCCCTGCACCCGACCGCCGACAAGCCTCAGGGACCCATCACGCGCGCCGAGCTGCTCGACAACTGGAACGTCGCGCTGCAGGCCCTCCACGCCAACGTCCAGCATCCGGACGTCGCGAAGCCGCTCGTGCTCTACGGCAGCGACTTCACGCCCGACGAGCTGCCCGAGATCCCGAGCCGCGACCTGCCGATGGGTCTTCCGGCGTGGATGCGTGCGTCGGACTTCTGGGCGTCGATGGCTCCGACGCCGGGCAACGAGCGCGCGAACATCTCGATCGAGGTGCCCTGA
- a CDS encoding peptidoglycan-binding protein yields the protein MKMPRTRAPRLLMVTALGFVIGAVSLAGCAGSVSSVDVAKARVSSKEKAVAEAQADLTAASAEFCDESKTYIMALDRYGDVIVETAPTVGEVRDAGADLAQPREDAFDSAEGALEAQRALSDAQVELDAARAALAKAEAGETEDAGDGGEDAAVPDQPTPTPLAPAATVDRVKQAEQQFADAQAGITDETPLNQASEQFNSAVVALELAWLRLFADAGCLSEEGQMEAEASVRAYTSALQQDLATAGYYTGPVDGIYGPLTVQAVQDLQAANGLPVTGTVDKATAEALQARLAALGGAAADASLATTAAVQQTLKLVGFWDGPVDGVWTPALTEAVMAFQTELGVPPTGTVDAVTIAALEHAIAELKSALASPNPGEPEPEPSGEETDPGDD from the coding sequence ATGAAGATGCCCCGCACGCGCGCTCCACGCCTTCTCATGGTCACGGCCCTCGGGTTCGTCATCGGAGCCGTCTCGCTCGCCGGCTGCGCCGGCAGCGTCAGCAGCGTCGACGTCGCCAAAGCCCGCGTGTCGTCGAAGGAGAAGGCGGTCGCCGAGGCACAGGCCGACCTCACCGCCGCGTCCGCGGAGTTCTGCGACGAGAGCAAGACGTACATCATGGCGCTCGACCGCTACGGCGATGTCATCGTCGAGACGGCCCCGACCGTGGGCGAGGTGCGGGACGCCGGTGCGGACCTCGCTCAACCGCGGGAAGACGCGTTCGACAGCGCAGAAGGGGCGCTCGAGGCGCAGCGGGCCCTGTCGGATGCGCAGGTGGAGCTGGATGCCGCGCGCGCAGCGCTCGCGAAGGCCGAAGCGGGAGAGACCGAAGACGCCGGCGACGGCGGCGAGGATGCCGCTGTGCCTGATCAGCCGACCCCGACGCCTCTCGCACCGGCTGCGACGGTCGATCGGGTGAAGCAGGCTGAGCAGCAGTTCGCCGACGCGCAGGCAGGGATCACCGACGAGACGCCGCTGAATCAGGCCTCCGAGCAGTTCAACAGCGCGGTCGTCGCGCTCGAGCTGGCGTGGCTGAGGCTCTTCGCGGATGCCGGGTGTCTGTCGGAGGAGGGACAGATGGAGGCCGAGGCATCCGTCCGGGCCTACACGTCGGCGCTCCAGCAGGATCTCGCGACGGCCGGCTACTACACGGGACCGGTCGATGGCATCTACGGCCCGCTCACGGTGCAAGCGGTCCAGGATCTGCAGGCCGCGAACGGTCTCCCCGTGACGGGGACGGTCGACAAGGCGACGGCCGAGGCTCTGCAGGCTCGCCTCGCCGCGCTTGGAGGTGCTGCTGCCGATGCCTCGCTCGCCACCACGGCAGCCGTCCAGCAGACCCTCAAGCTCGTCGGCTTCTGGGACGGACCGGTCGACGGCGTGTGGACCCCCGCCCTCACCGAGGCGGTCATGGCATTCCAGACCGAGCTCGGCGTTCCGCCGACCGGAACCGTGGATGCCGTGACTATCGCGGCGTTGGAGCACGCGATCGCCGAGCTGAAGAGCGCCCTGGCCTCGCCGAATCCCGGGGAGCCGGAGCCGGAGCCGTCCGGCGAAGAGACAGATCCCGGGGACGACTGA
- a CDS encoding aldo/keto reductase: MTTSVELSNGLGMPQIGLGVYLVSDVTVCEASVRTALQTGYRLIDTAFAYRNEAAVGRGIRSSGVPRDEIFLTTKLWPSDYAYEKAEAAIGGALERLDCGPIDLLLLHQPVGDVQGAWHAMEEAVDNGVVRSIGVSNFTVDDLEKLLPEARIAPVVDQVELHPHWQQPELLPYLAEKGIVAEAWYPIGHGSKKLVDEPPIVSAARAHGKSAVQVILRWHVQRRFVAIPKSTNPAHIAANLDVFDFQLTPGEMADIDALGKDRPMFRMPRWLMSAVLPLARPRPRP; this comes from the coding sequence ATGACGACGAGCGTCGAACTCTCGAACGGGCTCGGGATGCCGCAGATCGGCCTGGGCGTCTACCTGGTGTCGGACGTCACGGTGTGCGAGGCGAGCGTCAGGACGGCCTTGCAGACGGGTTACCGGCTCATCGACACGGCATTCGCGTATCGCAACGAGGCCGCCGTCGGACGCGGCATCCGCTCGTCCGGCGTGCCCCGCGACGAGATCTTCCTCACGACGAAGCTGTGGCCGTCGGACTACGCCTACGAGAAGGCCGAGGCGGCGATCGGCGGCGCTCTCGAGCGGCTCGACTGCGGGCCGATCGACCTGCTGCTGCTCCACCAGCCGGTCGGCGACGTCCAGGGCGCGTGGCACGCGATGGAGGAGGCGGTCGACAACGGCGTCGTCCGCTCGATCGGCGTCAGCAACTTCACCGTCGACGACCTCGAGAAGCTGCTGCCGGAGGCGCGCATCGCGCCGGTCGTGGATCAGGTCGAGCTGCACCCCCACTGGCAGCAGCCGGAGCTGCTCCCCTACCTCGCCGAGAAGGGGATCGTCGCCGAGGCTTGGTATCCCATCGGCCACGGGTCGAAGAAGCTCGTCGACGAGCCGCCGATCGTCTCGGCGGCGCGCGCGCACGGCAAGTCGGCCGTGCAGGTGATCCTGCGCTGGCACGTGCAGCGGAGATTCGTCGCCATCCCGAAGTCGACGAACCCTGCCCATATCGCCGCGAACCTCGATGTCTTCGACTTCCAGCTCACGCCCGGCGAGATGGCGGACATCGACGCCCTCGGGAAGGACCGCCCGATGTTCCGGATGCCTCGCTGGCTGATGTCGGCCGTCCTGCCTCTGGCGCGCCCGCGTCCCCGGCCGTAG